In Erinaceus europaeus chromosome 10, mEriEur2.1, whole genome shotgun sequence, one DNA window encodes the following:
- the PHF2 gene encoding lysine-specific demethylase PHF2, with protein MATVPVYCVCRLPYDVTRFMIECDACKDWFHGSCVGVEEEEAPDIDIYHCPNCEKTHGKSTLKKKRTWHKHSPGQTPEVKPVQNGSQVFIKELRSRTFPSAEDVVARVPGSQLTLGYMEEHGFTEPILVPKKDGLGLVVPAPTFYVSDVENYVGPERSVDVTDVTKQKDCKMKLKEFVDYYYSTNRKRVLNLTNLEFSDTRMSSFVEPPDIVKKLSWVENYWPDDALLAKPKVTKYCLICVKDSYTDFHIDSGGASAWYHVLKGEKIFYLIKPASANISLYERWQSASNHSEMFFADQVDKCYRCTLKQGQTLFIPSGWIYATLTPVDCLAFSGHFLHSLSVEMQMRAYEVERRLKLCSLTQFPNFETACWYMGKHLLEAFKGSHKSGKQLPPHLVQGAKILNGVFRSWTKKQALAEHEDELPEHFKPSQLIKDLAREIRLSENASKATRPEVTTAVSLDEVCFGDREKEEPPSPIEASPPRSFLEKVSKKKTPKSVKMPKPSKVPKPPKPPKPPKPPKSLKLKDGGKKKGKKCRGPASPTIPNLDLLEAHTKEALTKIEPPKKGKATKNVLSVPNKEVVSAQNDVERLEIREQTKSKSEAKWKYKNSKPDSLLKMEEEQRLEKSPLLGNKDSKFSFSFSNKKLLGAKALKPQPNPGVFGALQNLKEDKPQPVRDEYEYVSDDGELKIDEFPIRRKKNAPKRDLSFLLDKKEPLLLPATKPKLDSAHYKSDDSSDEGSLHIDTDTKPSRNTKVKKDSGSSAAGILDLLQASEEVGALEYTPNSQPPASPSTQEAIQGMLSMANLQASDSCLQSTWGPGQAKGSSLGAHGGRKNGGGNKSTGKRLLKRTAKNSMGLDDFDEDQDHLDACFKDSDYVYPSLESDEDSPVFKSRSKKRKGSDDAPYSPTARVCPSVPRQDRPVREGTRVASIETGLAAAAAKLSQQEEQKSRKKKNAKRKLLPSTASPSASASTTSAGTTPAGTTPASATPAGTTPASATPASTTPASTTPASTSTASSQASQEGSSPEPPPESHSSSLADHEYTAAGTFPGAQAGRTAQPMAPGVFLTQRRPSASSPNNTAAKGKRTKKGMATAKQRLGKILKIHRNGKLLL; from the exons CTGTGTTggagtggaagaggaggaggcccCGGACATTGACATATACCACTGTCCAAACTGTGAGAAAACCCATGGAAAGTCCACCT TGAAAAAGAAGCGGACCTGGCACAAGCACAGCCCTGGGCAGACACCTGAGGTCAAGCCCGTGCAGAATGGCAGCCAGGTCTTCATCAAGGAGCTTCGGAGCAGGACCTTCCCCAG TGCGGAGGACGTGGTGGCCCGAGTGCCCGGCAGCCAGCTCACCCTGGGCTACATGGAGGAGCACGGCTTCACCGAGCCCATCCTCGTCCCCAAGAAAGACGGACTGGGCCTTGTAGTGCCGGCCCCCACCTTCTACGTCAGTGATGTAGAGAACTATGTGG GCCCAGAGCGCAGTGTGGATGTGACAGATGTCACCAAGCAGAAGGACTGCAAGATGAAACTGAAGGAGTTTGTGGACTATTACTACAGCACCAACCGCAAGAGGGTGCTCAACCTCACCAACCTTGAGTTCTCCGACACCAG aatgtcCAGCTTTGTGGAACCACCTGATATCGTGAAGAAACTGTCCTGGGTGGAGAACTACTGGCCAGATGATGCGTTGCTGGCCAAGCCCAAGGTGACCAAGTACTGCCTGATCTGTGTGAAGGACAGCTACACCGATTTCCACATTGACTCTGGCGGCGCCTCCGCCTGGTACCATGTGCTCAAG GGGGAGAAAATCTTCTATCTCATCAAGCCGGCCTCTGCCAACATCTCCTTGTACGAGCGCTGGCAGTCCGCCTCCAACCACAGCGAGATGTTCTTTGCCGACCAGGTTGACAAGTGCTACAGGTGCACCCTCAAGCAGGGCCAGACCCTCTTCATCCCCTCAG GCTGGATCTATGCCACACTCACGCCCGTGGACTGCCTGGCCTTCTCGGGACACTTCCTCCACAGCCTGAGTGTGGAGATGCAGATGAG AGCCTATGAAGTGGAGAGAAGGTTGAAACTGTGCagcctgactcagtttcccaacTTCGAAACTGCCTGCTGGTACATGGGGAAGCACCTACTAGAGGCCTTCAAAG GATCTCACAAATCTGGAAAGCAGCTGCCACCTCATTTAGTCCAAGGAGCTAAGATCCTCAATGGTGTTTTCAGATCATGGACGAAAAAGCAG GCTCTGGCGGAACATGAAGACGAGCTCCCGGAGCACTTCAAGCCCTCACAGCTCATCAAAGACCTGGCCAGAGAGATCCGGCTCAGCGAG aatgcCTCCAAGGCCACCCGACCTGAAGTGACTACGGCCGTGTCCTTGGATGAGGTTTGCTTCGGAGATCGTGAGAAAGAGGAGCCCCCGTCCCCTATTGAGGCCAGCCCTCCAAGGTCTTTCCTGGAGAAAGTGTCCAAAAAAAAGACTCCCAAAAGTGTGAAGATGCCCAAGCCATCCAAAGTCCCCAAGCCCCCCAAGCCTCCCAAGCCCCCCAAGCCTCCCAAGTCACTGAAGCTCAAGGATGGGggcaagaagaaagggaagaagtgcAGGGGGCCAGCCTCGCCTACCATCCCCAACCTGGACCTGCTGGAGGCCCACACCAAGGAGGCGCTGACCAAAATCGAGCCACCCAAGAAGGGAAAG GCCACCAAGAATGTCCTGAGTGTACCCAACAAGGAGGTGGTGAGTGCACAAAATGACGTGGAGAGGCTGGAGATCCGAGAGCAAACGAAGTCTAAGTCAGAGGCCAAGTGGAAGTACAAG AACAGCAAGCCAGACTCTCTGCTTAAGATGGAGGAGGAGCAGAGGCTGGAGAAGTCTCCTCTCTTGGGGAACAAGGACTCCaagttctccttctccttctccaacaAGAAACTCCTGGG CGCCAAGGCCCTCAAGCCGCAGCCGAACCCAGGGGTGTTCGGGGCCTTGCAGAACTTGAAGGAGGACAAGCCCCAGCCCGTGCGGGACGAGTATGAGTATGTGTCAGATGACGGGGAGCTCAAGATTGATGAGTTTCCCATCCGGAGGAAGAAGAACGCCCCCAAGAGGGACTTGTCCT TCCTGCTGGATAAGAAGGAGCCGCTGCTGCTGCCTGCCACCAAGCCAAAGCTGGACTCGGCGCACTACAAG AGTGACGACTCCTCCGACGAGGGCTCGCTCCACATCGACACGGACACCAAGCCCAGCcgaaacaccaaagtgaagaagGACAGCGGGAGCTCTGCCGCCGGCATTCTGGACCTGCTGCAGGCCAGCGAGGAGGTGGGCGCCCTGGAGTACACCCCCAACAG CCAGCCTCCGGCCTCCCCCAGCACACAGGAAGCCATTCAAGGGATGCTGTCCATGGCCAACCTGCAGGCCTCTGACTCCTGCCTGCAGAGCACCTGGGGCCCTGGCCAGGCCAAGGGCAGCTCGCTGGGGGCCCACGGTGGCCGCAAGAACGGGGGCGGCAACAAGAGCACGGGCAAGCGGCTGCTGAAGAGGACCGCCAAGAACAGCATGGGCCTGGACGACTTCGACGAGGACCAGGACCACCTGGACGCCTGCTTCAAGGACTCCGACTACG TGTACCCCTCCCTGGAATCAGACGAGGACAGCCCTGTCTTCAAGTCTCGGTCCAAGAAGAGGAAAGGCTCAGACGATGCCCCTTACAGCCCCACAG CGCGGGTGTGCCCATCGGTGCCCAGGCAGGACAGACCCGTCCGCGAGGGCACTCGGGTGGCCTCCATCGAGACTGGGCTGGCGGCTGCGGCGGCCAAACTCTCCCAGCAG GAGGAgcagaaaagcagaaagaaaaagaacgcCAAAAGGAAGCTGCTGCCTAGCACCGCTTCCCCTTCGGCCTCTGCCAGCACCACCTCTGCCGGCACCACCCCGGCCGGCACCACCCCAGCCTCCGCCACCCCGGCCGGCACCACCCCGGCCTCCGCCACCCCGGCCTCCACCACCCCGGCCTCCACCACCCCGGCCTCCACCAGCACGGCCAGCAGTCAGGCCTCCCAGGAGGGCAGCTCACCTGAGCCCCCGCCCGAGTCTCACAGTAGCAGCCTGGCTGACCACGAGTACACGGCGGCCGGCACCTTCCCCGGGGCCCAGGCGGGCCGCACAGCCCAGCCCATGGCGCCCGGGGTCTTTCTCACGCAGAGGCGGCCCTCCGCCTCCTCCCCCAACAACACCGCTGCCAAAG gaaaaCGTACAAAAAAGGGCATGGCCACCGCCAAGCAGAGGCTTGGGAAAATTTTGAAAATTCATCGGAACGGAAAACTGCTCCTGTAA